The genomic stretch aaaacatacagtGCGGATTCACTCTAAATTGGTGACTTTTCACTGTTAAAAGATGCTTCGTTCTGCTTGATCATTGTAGACAAGTATCCTAACATAGGGGTCTATCAAAAAAATTGGCTTATGTGTAACCCTAGATGTACTCAGTCTTTCCTGGCAGGAGTATATTTTGAGTtcttgaatgaaaatattttcaaattcctaATCACTTCTTCTGACACTTTATCAACTAGAGGAGGTATCTGTGGCCCCAAAATCttataggtttatttttttccactttctctTTCATAACAACATTTTTTCAATTTGCAAAAGGTACACACTATTTCATACCAACCTAATTTTTACCATGTTGTAGGATAATCACCTGTGGGTTGCAAAATTATAGTTTCAAAATGTTGGTCTCAAAAGAATGTACTGACTCTAAATATCAGGTAACAAATTCTCTTTTGAGTCCAGTGGTTCTAATTAGTGCTTTCagcaaaaataattgaataactTTAATCACGAATTGAGAGAAAAACAGTGACCATAAAGAAATCCTTTTTTCACATTCAAAAAATTTATATTGCTTTCCCCCATAACTGATTCCACTCAATTTACCGCATAAGAAAATATCAAATGTGACTTATGTATGGGAATCTTTTGTTCATACTCTCACAGAGCAAAAAGTACCAACTTGAGATTTTATAATGagttctatttccttttttctaaaaatttccaaGCCTGTACTGAGTTGGCACTACCACCAGTGTAGCGTTTGATCAAAATTCAAATCATTTTGCAAACtgtgaaaagaaattaaattagtgAACATAAAATAGTGTATTTGAAATGAACCTCATGGGAAATttgaataaggattttttttcaatgagttTATGTTCTCATTgatgaatttgacttattttagAAATGGACAAGTTCAGCatctttttttataaatgttaattctaaatatttttttacataattaaGTAATTTGGAATGAAGTTTATCTTTTACCTGCCTCTAAATTAGATGTTAAAAAATCCATGTAACaatgtcttgtttttttaaaaaaatatatatctttaaagaTCTACCAGCTAAAAAGTTATCAAGTGCTTCTACAATTTTCTTTCAGGCAAAAAATTAATAACATCATGTTCTATAGCAGGATGCTTACACAGTCATTACAGCCTGTTCATTGAGTTTCAGGAAACACCACaaaaaggcttttccacacttaTCAGATAactatttatttgcatatttgtgtTTCATGGAATGGTACCTCACTTAAACACTCAGAAAGGATTGGGAAAATCAAactattgttaattttattatcatttgaGGATGATAAAAAATTTGTAGTTATGTAAATAATGATATAGATACAGAGATAAGTATCTATCAAATTAAGGACCTGTGAAGGGAGCGTAAGTAATTTCTTCAACATGCCTGCCATTAAGCCTAGTTAGCATGCACATTCTTTACTGTCAAACCTACTAACTCAATCTTTCTCCTTTCATACAGTCTAttcttattattaaatttaaaataatttcagcaatAGTATTACAACTCCTCTTAAACAAAATCATATTATTCTTTTCCAGTCAGTTTTGTCCATTGTATCTTGCAAATTCAGATGTCTTAGGAAATGTGCCAATTAAATGTAATAGATGAATATCACCAAGTGCTTAAGCTTTTAACTCCAGCTAAAGATGTATACTTAGATGGACTTTGAGATTAtctgaaatacatttaaatgtgTGAACAGGAagtcatacttttaaaaaacatttcttagttatagttggacacaatatctttattttgtttatttatttttatgtggtgctgaggatcaaacccagtgcctcacacctgagagaaaagtgctccaccactgagctacaaccccagtccaaagGAAGTTAGATATTTTTAAGAGTTAATGTTTTATactaattttatctttaatttactCTTATTTGAACTTCTTTCAAGTGCAGTGAATTCTTTGACAAACAAATCACACATAAACGATATTTTAATAAACAATTGTCATTTCTCCTACAGCCTTGTTGTTCAAATTTCTAACTAAAAATCTTCCTAGCATAAACTAAAACACAGACTTAGCAGTAATTGCTTGTAACCAaatctctctcattctctctcaaacacacaaacacatcatAAAGGGAATAATGAAAATCAGCTGTGTTTATAGTGCCTTGATTGATGGCTAGAGTAGGTTAACCTGAAATCAATATTATCATGTTATATTTTTCCACTCTCACATTCACCCTAGGAGGATTTTCACCTTGGGAAAATATTCTTCAGTAGGACTCGTTAAAGGTAAAGGGTATGGCTTTCTTTTAATGAGCAAGAGAAGGACTACCAAGAAGGTAGGCAAGCATAGATTTTTAGGAAAAAGAACATATGGAAAAGAAAGATATGGACAATTGCCTTTTCAAGTTGTCTTAGCTTGAGTTTACTAGAAGCAGAATCCTAAAAGAGTGTTTTTGTTCAGGATATTTATCGAGTGTTTATGAATAGGGCAATAGGGAAGCAGAATGGAAAATAGGTAAAagccaaggaagaaaagaaacccaGCTAGAAACTAGCTTCAGTATTTTATGATGAGAAACTTCCTCCATTACTTCACAAACATTGGCCTGGAGTATGCCGAGAGGACACAGAAGACAGCTTGTGATAACTGCCTGGATAATGAGGCTCCAGTCTGTCCTAGATTATAGGTGACTCTCCAGACAATGGGACAGCTGGGATGGAGTGAAAAACAGTGCTTCTTCAGTTGTGCACCTTCTGGCAAAATTGATCTGAGCAGGGGACCTACACATCCACGACAACCGTCCATGACCCTGATCCTTTGCCATTTCAATCACGTCTGATGATTatcccttccctctcccacatcagttttctcctctgcTAGGTAAGACCCATCTTATCCCCCTCTTTCTATTATTTACCCACCTTAAActaaaacaacataaaagaaaacaaaagctctGTAAGCAAGGAAAGCAAACCCATTTGAGGTACAGGCATCTCTTCTGTAAAATTGACTCAGTGCTCCTCCAAGCAAAAGAGTCTTCTGCGGGTGATAAGAAGGTCAGTTTCTCTACTTCTGCAGGGTCAGACATTTAGTATAGCAGGATAGCCCTTGTGAGAGAGGGTCTGTGTATAGCCTCCATGCCTGAAAGCCTGCCCATTCTTTTCATAGATCATGCCTATGGCAACTACTAGAGAACTCTTTTGAAGTGAATTCCTCTAAAGGTGTACATTTATTGCTGTCAGTCTCCTAGGGATACCAAAaatgaatctttttattttttaaaccaaattgCCTGATCAGGGTACTTTTTTGCACAAAATAGCTAGCATGGTTTTGAACTTAAAACCTACATGAAGATTTGCTTAAGTCCCAAATTCTTCCCCCACCTAGGCAAATTTCCTAGTTCCCTTTCTTTTGTAGTGTTTATTTCCCATGACCCATAGACTTAAGTTCCTTCAATCCTTACACTGAGAATGTAAAAACCTGTGGTCCCATTTTTGTGAGTTGCTCTTATTAGACATCATTTGAGTTTTTCTAGATGTAGAATTGACAAGTTTTGAGTTGCACGTAATCATCTTCAGTATTAATGAAAAATCGTTTTACAAATTGATTGTTCAACTTTGTTTTCCCACCAGGACACCAAAAATGTTCTCAAATGTTTCACATTGTTGCTAGCCCTTAATAGACCTTAATTCTTCCACATATCCTGGGTATAAAATGTTGGCCATTGCAATCCAATGTGAATCATCACTATTATTGATTtagtatattttcctttataagcTATTTCTCTGAAATTTGCCCAATCtttttttatctctttaattCATACATAATTACATTCTTGATGTTTTAACATAATTCCTTCAATATCTGGCATTCATGGTAGGCTCAATCTGTTATTGTTGTTGGATGttttggggttgtttgtttggttggttgggtttttttccttcttgctgaCTTTAATATTTATGGTATCCTCTTCCTGTAAAGGAAGAGGTTTGGTACATTTGGCCTCTTCCTGTATAGGTTTGGTAATTTGGTTTTGAAATTGATCTACGTAAATGTGTAATTCCCAAACTTGGAACTGTTTTTCAGCCACAGTGAATTTAAGTTTTCCCAGAATGAGTAGTTCCAATTGACTTGGAATGATTTATCTTTTATCCTAGGCCTCTGTTTAATGTAGAATCTCTAGCAGACATTCTCTGCTTTGCCTGGCTCCAAGACTTACTTTTCATTCCTGCATGACAATAACATGGACATTTTCCCTAACGGTAAACAAACTTGCCCATACCCTTCCCTTTTCAGGTGCTTTCTCCTTATTGTTTTTTGCACAGCTTACTGTTGATGTGTGCTTGGAGGAGGTGAGGCGGGTGTTACTGCTGAGGAATCAATTTTCTCTTTAGTGAGTGCAACAATGTGAAACATATAGGCCATCATAATTTATTCCAGATCTTTGTGCAATAGTAGTGGCAGGCTCTCAGCCTATCTAGCCTGTTGGAAGGATTAGTCCCTAACTATCTACTATTTGATTCTGCAGTTAAAGATACAATTCTATTTCTGCCCATGTTTTAAATAGTATCTTTCAAACTATggaacatgaaaataatttagtaGATTGTAAACAGGAGGAAACAGACACTTTAGATTATTAGTGTGAATTCcttaaaattatagaaagtattaatgaggcctataagatattttctgaagttatgattaaaaaatattttgagtcacTGCTCTTAAGTTACTCTCAAAAGTCAGTTCTATAATATTCTGAGACCCTTCAAGCAGTAACATCTACCACTCTGAAATACTATAGCATTTTGATTATATTGTTCAAATAATGCTTTTGCAGTCAACTTTTTAATTATATccttttgttatttcatttattcaatatttatctCATTACCAATGCCAAACAGTAAGTATTTTTGGCATCTTATGTAGATCAGGATAACAAGCTGCAAGTTGAATGTTATgttctccattttacagaggagggcACTGAGGTACCAAGAGACATTATGTAGCTTGTCTGCAATCACCTAGGTATGCAATGGCTGATTCAGGATCATAACTTCTGCCCTCCTATCTCTGAAAACCTATGTTCTTGTATACTTTATCATACCACTTTTGTATAACAGAGattcttggatttatttttgtAACTCTTAAACATATACTAATATTTCAATTATGACCATGATTGAGAGTCAAACTTTAAAGTATGTGTctattaataatttgtttttattttttaaagttttatcttcACAACTatgatttttaacataatttttaaaactgatagGACATTTTGGGAATCTTTGTTGTCAGGGTTCAGACTGAGAGTAGgaactatttttatattcaagCAGCATGTGTAGAGCTTAAACTAGCTGATGTTCATTTCCAATCTGTGCATCTAGGCATCCTGGGGCACACAGTAAACTTGCAGAAGTACCAAAAGGTCTGTTCAATATCTGAAAGATATTGTAAAAGAAATACAGAGACACCTGTGAGGCACCACctacactattattattattaagtttgGGGGCCTAAATGTATAATAAGGAAACTCTAAGACATTTATTTGGGTATTTTCATTCCATGAAATAAATTACTGAGACACTGAAATTACCATGAATGGCGAAAGTTTGGAAAGCACTGATATAGATAGAATCTGGAGCTAATGTCTCTGTTCAAATCACAGCTCTGCATGTTTTAAAGATGCTCAGCACATGATGAGTAAAGCTgttcaaaaacaaataataataagtgaatcATTCTATCTCCAGTTGGCATATAATGGACACTTGTCAAATGACCAAtgactaaatgaataaatgacgGAATAAGTGCTTTCACAAAAGCCATTTcttcataagaaagaaaaaataacaccTGGTTTTTATTCTCAAGTTGCCTTCACAAATATCTGAGGGATGTAGTCTTTCCTGTTTAAAGGTTGAGAAAATTCAAACCTATAGGCAGGGACTCAGATATCTCATGTGTATGTAATGTGATGTGTCAAGAACAAATAAATGGGAGTACACTACATTCTGGCTATGATGATCAGTAACATTCTTggaatgaaaaggagaaagataTCAAAGCTTGTGATTAACTTCAAAACAagatatttaatcttttttctttatattcatatttcaatgatacCATTTTATTCAGAGGTAATCCTTCCCAGAGAATGTCATTAGCTAGCCTGTCAGCTCACAGCTAACCAGAAATCACCTTGAACTGATTTGCATCAACCTTGTATTTAATACTGAGGATTTTAAAAACCTGTTTGAGTTTTTCTTCAATGAATTGGAGAATTAAttctggaaggctgaggtagcTTGAAAACAATTACATCTTTTTTATATGCtattttcaattaataaaaataataacatgaaaaagTGATTTGTTATTTATCTCGTAGCTTTTCTTTCAGCATAGTTTGTCTTTTCTATAAATTGAGAATTGAATCTAGAGACTAAATCAGATTCATGTTcaatatttaaggaaaattacTTCAAAAGGGGCTTGTCAGCTTCTGTAAGATCCAGCTGTCTTTGTGTGATATTAGCAGCTGTTAATGATCAATGCCTAAACCCATTAATTCATTAGGGTTTGTGAAACTATGTCAtaattctttctccattcattagCTGCAATAAATCTATGAAAAGAAATTTCTCTACTATTAGGTTACTCGGTGctacagtttatttaaaaaagatgaaataaatgctTACTTATCTTTAGCAGCTAGTTTTCAAAATGCAGTTCTGGTTAACATGCATCCTCCAACTGTGgacaattattttccttttgtgtttaTTATCTTTAAGAGATAACGAATTTAAAAATAGTCATATATTTAAATCCATTGagaatttattgattatttgggCATTATTGATGCTCAAATTATTTTGACTTCAACAGAAGGAACCTGTTTATTTTActacaaataacaaaatgttCCAAGTTCATCTTATAATTTTGTGGCCTAGGACTGGATTTGGCTACTTTGTAAGGATCCTGGCTCCTGCTTCAAGGCATGGCATTTCGTGGCCACAAACTATGCTGTAGGGGATGCTCATGGGTCCCTGTGAAATATACTATTAATATTAGTGTCGCTTCTTTCTGGCCTGAACCGCCATCTTCCAGTAATTTGCCAAAATGATGAACACAtagggaaagaggagaggaacCCGGTATATGTTCTCTAGGCCTTTTAGAAAACACAGAGTTATTCCTTTGGCCACATATATGCAAATCTACAAGAAGGGTGATATTGTAGACATCAAGGGAATGGGTACTGTTCCAAAAGGAATGCTCCACAAATGTTATCATGGCAAAACTGGGAGAGTCTACAATGTTACCCAGCATGCTGTTGGCATTGTTGTGAATAAGCAAGTTAAGGGCAAGATTCTTGCCAAGAGAATTAATGTGCGTATTGAGCATATTATGCACTCTAAGAGCCGAAACAGCTTCCTGGAACGTATGAaggaaaatgatcagaaaaagaaggaagccaaagagaaAGGTACCTGGGTTCAGGTGAAGCGCCTGcctgctcccccccaccccccacacacagagaAGCACATTTTGTGAGAACAAATGGAAAGGAGCCTGAACTACTGGAACCTATTCCCTATGAATTCATgtcataataaatgtaaaaaaaattaaaattaaaataataaaggccCGTGTactataaaatgcttttttaattgaaaaaaaaaatattagtgtcACTCTTGGTCCTTTCATCTCAAACAGGAacaattatttttgtgtttcataCTTATATCTCCTTTCTCCCATGCTGAGAGATCTCAGTTGTACTATGGACAAGTACGAGCTTGCATGAGTTATTTGTCAAAGCTCCATGATACCAACATCACTTTATTAGAATAACCATGTGGATGTGATTACTGTAAGAATACAAATTCTATTCTAattcttattgttttaaatatatgttacatATGTAGGTACAGAGAAGTTATTTTGTTTCTAAGGGCTTGGGTGTTGCATTCCTATGTGATTATAAATATGTGATTATATCAATTGGATACACATTTGTGTTcctttataattttgattttttaatatttatagatttctctcaaaaaatcaatataaaatttatttattgaaaatttttttctatattttatatttatattatgtgggattcattatgccatatttgtatatgtacttaatttgatcaatttcattcatcagtactttctctttcccttcctccttctaaTCTGCTTTCTCTATTCTACATATTTCccttctataataaaaataattttatcaatagATTATAATCACATATATTAGAGGTATTTACTCTGGTATATATGTACTTGTAGAAAGCAtaatttgaaagttttcattccccaatactttcccatgccctctcctcttccctctctcttgatttccttcctctaccctattggtctcccttctagaGAATGGATTTCTAAAAAATTATGTAAGATAGTTGCATGTTTCTAAACAAACCAGGAATAGTCAATTACAGCTTGCTTTtatctctgccttccattttATTGCATCAATCTCATTATAGGTGACTTTTTCAAAACTGCTTCTGACTTATTGTTATACATTTTAgaacaaatacatttatatatttacatattggTTACATATAACATAATGGGATTTGGCAAATAAGCAATTTGTATATTTCTCAGTGTCACTGAAAACATTATATACAAATGTTGGtggatatatacatatgaatgGATGGATGTGTTATTACACACTGCATACTTTTgtatacattgatttttttcctctaaaagatAGTGATCTATAGTAATACAGAGAGACAATTAGCATGTGTTAGATTTAGCTTTGTAAGATAGCGTCaatattatttctactaataaatGAGTTATTCtatttgcacatatttatgtAATTTCTATAAATTGAGTCTTGTCAAATCATGAACATAGGTGTGCAcgtgtgcacagacacacacatgcaaacacacgcATGCACACTTTTATCAAtgcatttgtttccttttcactTCTTGCTGAATTTGTATTCTACTactaacaggtttttttttttccccactagaTTTTCTCTCTGTATAATCTGTCCAATCTG from Marmota flaviventris isolate mMarFla1 chromosome 7, mMarFla1.hap1, whole genome shotgun sequence encodes the following:
- the LOC114092862 gene encoding large ribosomal subunit protein eL21-like, yielding MFSRPFRKHRVIPLATYMQIYKKGDIVDIKGMGTVPKGMLHKCYHGKTGRVYNVTQHAVGIVVNKQVKGKILAKRINVRIEHIMHSKSRNSFLERMKENDQKKKEAKEKGTWVQVKRLPAPPHPPHTEKHIL